GACAATCCTGACTCTGTATGAGCAGGCAGGACTTCTTCGACTTTGGGCAGCTTTTGTCCTTCTTTATCGGTTTCACTTGATCTAAGAATTTTCTGGAATTGCTTTTCCTTGACGTTTTGCTTCATAAACTCTTTATCTGCTTGTGACTTGGGTGTTGTGGTTTTGCGTTTTGTGTCTTTTCTGTCCTCTGGTGGCTTGATGGTGCCCCCTTTCTTCTTGACCGGACGGGGCCTCTCGGGTGGGGGGACGTCTGGCGGCGAGCGGGGCTTCTCTTTGGCGACTACTGCAATTCTGGGGGCTCCATCTCCGAGGGGGCAGGACGCCTGCGGTCTGGGAggccctcctctgcccctgctcgTCCCCTGGGGGTCAGCTGTGgagctctccccctccccctcggaGTCGGAATCGGAGGAGCTGGATGAAGAGGACGATGAAGATGAATcatctcccctgctctccctaaGAGCTTTTGCATCCGTGCCCTGCTTCCTGAGTGGAGACGGAACTTTCTGAGGCGTCTCTACGACAGTCTTTCGCGACCGGAAGTCTGGAGCCCCTTCGGCTGTGAATAGCATGCTGCCttcggggccggggccggggccagcTACCAGCCCGCCCGGACTCACAACTGACGGGTGAGCACGGGGTGAAGACAAGTTTTTAGACAATTCAGCTGCTGTTGGGGTGGCTACGAGTTGGCCCCTCTCCTTTGGTTCCACTACATCTAGGAAATGGCATAAAGAGGAAGGTTATTCTCAATATTTTGTACAACAATCCAAATTCATAAGTCACAGACGGCTCGCTAAATAACAACTTGCTATTATATCTTCAATGTAATCATCCTAAGGAACGCTCCATGGGAACTCACTCTTAGGTCAAAGTCAAGCCGCCTGAGAGAGAACAGTAAGAAATGTAGGTCATTCCTTTGCAGCTGAAAAACTAACAAGCAGCTGTTTTTACCAACAGGAGTAACAAACTTGTCTCCACTGCTCACAATGCCAGATTCTTTGATGCTCATTTTTAAGCGACTACTTCATCCAAAGCTCAAATCGTTAAACCACAAAGATATTTTCCAATGACTACTGCAAGCTTTACACATGTGTACTTTCTTAACTCTTTAAGAAAACTGATGCCTCTCGAATATTAAAAAAGTTATCCCCGCTGGACGAACCTGAACTTTCTGAAAACCCAGAAAACACAACTGGAGACAAGAGCCTGGTTTGGGTTTGGGTCCGCACACACACGTGTTTAAGTGTTGCAGGGTACCGGGAAGAGGATGACGTTGTTCACATCAACGTGCCCGAAGGAGGAGAAGAGCCCTTCAAAATCAGAAGTCGTTCGGGGATCTCCTCGGCCAAAGGAAAGCGTTACACGACCAAAAGAATCCAAAATAAACTGATAACGAGATATATATACATGAACAACAGGTTTTAAgctgtaaaaaaaggaaaagggctAATATGAAACCTTTATATTTCATAGCAtcgattattaaaaaaataacactgcaCAGTAAGTTGATTGGAACTAACTTCATTCAGTTTTCTCAGGTGGTAAACCCTTTCTAACCCtgcagatttaaagaaaaatataagacaagcttttataaatgaaaattacttTCCAAATCTAAAGCCGAAACTACACACATTACAGACAAGCAAGTTCTAAATGCAGAGACTTCACTTTCAAGTCTAGGGGGTCTGTCTACTTTATACTGAAAAGATCTGAATCCTGCTTCTctcaagtgggaaaaaaaacgTATTCCTAAGATCACCATCTTACCAGTATCCAAAAAGGGTTCTAATTGGTTTCTGAGCTCAAGGACCTACCCATGATAGATTGACAGAAAACGACCCAAGAAACCCGAGAAAACACCAAGAATCAGAAACGGGCCGGAGAGGAAACCCGGCGGTGCGAAAGGGTTGACCGGGCAGCCAGAGCAGAGGGGACTGTTTACATCCGtcacctccaccccctccaccccctccgtCAGCACCTTCACCCCTACCTCCTCCACGCCACGTCGGAAGCTGTGGCTACGTGCCAGCCCAGAATCTGCACTCCGCATGCTAGGCGGGTGCTGACCTAACTTCAGGACTCTCACAGAGCTCCAGGGTCACGAGAAACCTCAAAACGAGGCAAAGGAATGTATACACACTTGAacgctctgctctctctctgtgaacCATACCTGAATCAGCTCAGCGGTTCCTAGCAGGCCCCGCACGCCGCTGTGCCCGCTCACCTGTACCATGCACCCACGTTTACGTTGGGCATGAATGCTCCAAGTatgaaaaattaactaaaaacaaGGTGTATCTTACATGGGCTGTTTTCAATAGAAAAATTACAATTCCCGAATCTTCCAAAGTATGTGGTGGAGATTTAAAAACTGCAAATAAGTGATCGGAACTACGTTACAGGCTGAGTTATCACCCACTGACAACGGAAAGAAAACTTCATATGGGACTAAcgtttaaaaattctctttgaagAGGAAATTCCTATTATACGACATAAGAGCATTTTCATTATTCGAGCTAAGTTACTGAGAGAATTGCAGGGAAAGGCCACCGgaccaaaacaaaaatgcattttcctttcATTGAGAGTCAATTTCTGGCCCAGTGCAGGACGGGCCCAGcaaccgcccccccacccccgtgaccCCCCAAGGAAACTGCCACAATGGCTGGGAACCGCCACCGGTAGGTAGCTGCTGTTGCAGGGCGCAGGGCGCAGACCGAGTGTGGCCCCGCCGTGAGGTGCAGAATGACGTCACCTGGGAAACAGCACCATCACCTAGAGGAGCGAGGGCTCGCACGTTGACCTCGCCTGCTGGTTTTCACAAAGTCGCACACTTTTGGCCAGAGCAGGACGCCCACATACTGTTTTAGTTTGATACTGACCTCCCTCGAGAAACAAATCTATGAAAACACGAAACCACCTAGGGAAGGCTGGCCGCGCAGGCACATCTCACAGCACAAGACGGCGACCTCCGGGGCTGTGTCTACTCTGCTGGAGGACAGATAAATGACCATGGCCTGTGCACGGTAAAGGCGCACACACACTGCTAACCGTGCAGACGGAGAAGCTGTACTGCGTGTCCACCTCCTCTCCAACTGAACTTAGCTGTATTTCCCAGGTCTCTTTTCTGCTGGGGCGAAAAGTGAGGCCATGACCTACACGTTTCTGGTGGTCTCCCTCACACAGGCACAAATGACGATGGTGTTTGAAATGGATTAGCCACCTTAGTATTCTTCcagatcttggggcgcctgggtggctcaggcggctgggcgtctgactatggctcaggtcatgatctcatggtttgtgggtccgagccccatgtcaggctctgtgctgacagctgagccgagatcctgcttccgattctgtgtctccctctctttctacccctcccctgctcacactccgtgtctctctctctctgtcaaaagtaaacatttaaaaaaattaaaaaaaaaaaaaaattctggggcgcctgggtggctcagtcagttaagcgtccgactttggctcaggtcacgatcttgtagtttgtgagttcgagccccgcgtcgggctctgtgctgacaactcagagcctgcttccgattctgtgtctccctctctctctgcctcttctctgttcacgctctgtctctcaataataaataaacgttaaaaaaaaaaaaaaaagttaaaaaaaaattcttccagatCTCGTCACTGGGTCACAAAACCAACCTCGGAAACAAAGCACATTCCGACACAACAGGAAGGAGCACAGTTACTCAAATTTTATGTGAACTAAAACTCTTTTCCATGTATAGGACTATAGAGTTGCTTGTCTGCTTGCTTGTCTGAGGACTGAGATTTTCTCAGAGGCAAGACAGCACggagaagaaaactacagatggTGGGGCCTTCCTGCCCGGGTTTACATCCGGCTCCACTCCTAACACacgtgtggccttgggcagctCACAGGCCTCTTCCCTCCTCCGCTCTCTCATCTAAGGCAGGGAGACGAGTACCACCTGCTCACGGGTTGTGCGGACCAGACGGAACAACGTATGCCGGGCTCTGCTGGTTAGAAGTAAACACAACAAATCCCTATTTCCAGAGATTCCTCACCCTTCAGACTGAAATGAGGACTTGAAAGGAATCATTAACTGTGGCCTCTGGACAGACCCTTGAAAAGGCGGCACAGGAGTCGATGACTTAGTACCGGTTGTTGCCATAGTGGCTGGACTGAGCGGACCGTCTGGAGGGGCACCTGTGAGGAGACCCTGGGCCCTGACATCTGCGTTGGTGGCTCTCCTCGGGAAGGAGGCAAGCACTGCGAGAAgctggagtcccagaaggaatAGGGCAGAACGTCGTCTGGAACCCCGGGGTCCTGCCTCTGAGGCAGGCACTTTGCCTAGAGATGGGACCTCAAGGGTGAGCGCACAGGGCCAGATCTGCATGCGGGAAACTGCCGTTAAAGCTCCCAAAGCCAGTGAGAGCAGACAGGGCTTTAACCTGGGGCATTAACGGGCCACCAGCAGGCAGAAAGCATTTCCGCATTTTTCGCTTGACCAGTCTCATGAGCACTGACATCTCGGGCAAACACTGAGGCCTGTACATGTCGGTTTAGAAATTCCTTTTCTTCATACAGGGATTATAAGTACTTTTAGATTATACACAGATCTCACACGAATTAAAGACAGCGTAGTTCACAATACTGTCTTCCCACCTGAAAGCACTCTACACTCAGTCGACACCGCACACATATATCCCCCTCACAGGGGCCTAGCACGGCCTGCGCGCTGACCCCACTCAGGCGGGAAAAACCTCATCCAGACTGATGACCAAACTACACAGGCCCAGGGCCAACTCCTAGGTCAATGTTCCCTGCTCATAACTGCGCCTAAAACTGTTACATAAACAAGCACCCTATTCTACTCACACATAGAAGCATGTTTAAAAAAGGAtctttggggacgcctgggtggctcagttggtaaagcgtccgacttcagctcaggtcatgatctcacggtccgtgggttcaagccctacatcgggctctgtgctgacagctcagagcctggaggctgcttcggattctgtgtctccctctctctgtgcccccctctcccccgctcgagctctgtctctctcaaaaatatataaacactggggtgcctgggtggctcagtcagttaagcgtccgacttcagctcaggtcatgatctcacagttcatgggttcaagacccacatcaggctctgtgctgacagctcggagcctgcagcctgcttcggattctgtgtctccctctctctgttcctcccccactcacactgtctctctctctctctctcaaaaataaaggttaaaaaaattaaaaaaatatatatataaacattaaaaaaagggggggaatcTTTGACTCTgccacaatattttaaaatccattaagtCAGCTTCAAAAACCTATGATGTAGGATTGCAGAAACAAGACTAAGAATCACCAAAGGCATCAATAACATTAGCAATGAGATTCACTAATTATCAGTAAACATTGAAAGAATGTCAAAAATGTGCTATGTGTAATGCAGAATTTAACTGACATTCTGGCTGTTCgcattagttttttaaattatatttattttttgagaaagcatgtgcgagagagagagtgcgtgctgGGGAgggtaaagagaaagggagagaggaatccCAGGAGAGAGGAACCCCaggagagaggaatcccaagcgagctccatttcatcagcgcagagcccaacgtggggctcaaactcacgaattgcgagatcacgacctgagctgaaaccaagagtgagataCTTGACCAACTAagccccccagctgccccagaaaaaaaatttttttcgtgtttatttttgagaaagtgagagagagagagagagtgagagagagagagaaagagagagaaagagaggaagacacagaatctgaagcaggctccaggctccgagctgtcagcacagaccccgacgtggggctcgaacccatgaaccgtgagatcacgacctgagccaaagtcagatgcttaaccaactgagccacccagacgccctaagattttatttttaaatcaactctacacccaacgcaggacttgaactcacaatcttgaGATAGAGTCCCAGgttctgctgactgagccagccaggcgccccctatggTCAGTCATTAATAACGAGCAGGGAGTAGAAAGTAAAATTCCCACAAGTATTTAAAATAGTGTCGCACATTGTATTTTCCTTCCATGAGGATATGCTACGTTGGTattcaggaaggagaaaaagaaaaaagtaaaatccagCAATAAAAGTCAAAATGACTCTGGACAAAGCCGGACAGAGATCACACATCGTGCTTCATCAAAGTGAGCGGTAATGGAAAACGGTTCCTGCTCTTAACTCCCTCCCCACGGTCATGAAAGGAGGCCCGCAGTCCTGGACGGTGGCCCACGAAGCCTGGGAAGCCAATCTGTGTTTCTGAGACACTGAGAAGCGTCACAACTGGGGGAGAGGAAAGCAAGGTGGGGCTCAGGGCGGCCACAGGAGCACAGCATCTGTATCAGGGCCATCCAAATGTCCCCTTGCCACACATCAGAGCACAGCACTTAGAAAACACAGACAGAACTGGTTCAGGGCTAAATGCTGAGTCAAGGGCTGTTGCATTAGTGATGTGTTTGGTCTAAAATCTGCCACAGATCCGATGTCGGATTATAATCTGGACACAGCTGGAGATGTAGAATCGAATTATGTGGTTAGTAAAACTCTTCACGCCTGGAAAGCGGACTGATTTGTTTACTTTGCATTATTCTCCCCTTGGGACTATCATTAAAATCTTACTTTTTGGTGGACTTTGCTTCTTGGGATTTGGTGGCAGTCCCTTTTCGCTCTTCCCTGATTCcgcagagagagacactgagggAGCAAGTCCTCGAAACACTCGTGCGTCTAGGAGCATAGTCTGACAGAAGGATGAACAAATATGGACATTTTAGAGTCATGCCATTTGGAAGCTATTACGACCTATAGACGTTATATATCATTACATGCATTACATGTACTATATAACGTGTTATAACATAGCATTCATGTCATATTTCTAACGGTTATTACAATTTTCATAACAtatggaaattttggaaaatacaaaaaaagttgcaagaaagaaaacacatgacAGTCACTATGAACTATGTAACTCCAAGAAAAGTCAAAAACAGTTTCTCCTGTGCATACTTTTTGTAGCCCCCACCTACTATTTAACCTACCAAATACTCTGGTTCTTTTTGTTAATAAAGTGTTTTCCTATACTTAGAACGCCAACTAGAAGAAATACTacctgggagcctgggtggctcagtcagttaagcatctgacttgggctcaggtcacgatctcacggtttgtgagttcaagccctgtcgggctctgtgctgacggctcagagcctggagcctgcttcggattctgtgtctccctctctatctgccgctcccctgcttgcactctctctagactctctctctctctcagaaatacacaagcattaaaaaaaattaaaaaataaaaagaataaatactatcTGGCTGTTAGTAATGATGCAGGTGGATAACTGCTTCAAAACCACATACAATGTATCATAAATGGCAAACCTAAACTGATAATTCACTCAACATGTATTTACTAACAGCTGCTACGTGCTAGGCGCTTTCCTAGAAGCTGCACACAGAACAAAGGTGCCTCTCCTACATACACGAAGGTAAAAGtgtatctttttatgtttatgacTAGAAGTACGTGTGAAAGctgaaaaaattatttggaacCAGGTGTTTCAAGGACTAAACGGTGGACTCTCGGAAACAGATCTCCCCCCATCTGTACGCTCTATCTCGCAATGAATAGGAAGTGCTTTTGTAAGAGACTTCTGCAAATTTAAACGCAGGGCAATGATCTCACATTTTTTCTACACGTAAAAAGAAagccctctgtcttcctctcttttcccagACAGGATCATGTAAGCGGGCATCTTAGTGGCTGCCAAGTAAGTTACCGGCTCACCCAGGTACCTCAgagtcccctcctctcctctccggGCTACGTAAGAGGTCAAGACGCGGTCCTCAACGTCTCGGAGCGAGCGCGGCGGCGCAGGACACCTGGGAGCCCTCGCACCTGCCCGCGACCTTGGCACCGCACGCCGGGGGCTCCCCAGGAGATCGGGGTCAGTGTCCGTTCGCCGCCCCCCCTCCACGGCCCGCGGCCAACTGCTCCGGCCCAGCGCCCTCTCTTCCACCCCGGAACCGCGTCATGGGCCCACCCGGACGGCTGGAGGTGCCCCTCGCCCCAGCCCTACGCTGGCTCCCAGCCGCCGGCCCGGCTCCCTTTACCTTCATTGCCCCCGACCGTCCTTGCCGCAGCAGAAGAGAGGCCGCCATGACTGTGACACGCGGGGGCGGGCCTGGCCAGGCAGAGGTCGCTCCAGGACTGACTCGACAGCTGCGCGCGCACCGCCGGCTGACGGCCCGCCCCCTGGGCCGAAGGCACCAATCACAGGCAGGGACGGGCGCGGGCGGAGCGGGTTAGGGGCCGCCGGGCTGCGCGCGCCGAGGCCACGCCCCCGTGGAGCTGCCAATCACAGGCGGAGCTGTTCGCGCCGGTGCCGCCGGGGGCTGGACGCTCGCGTGGCCGCCGAAGAGGGTGTTGCCGTGTCCTTGTCTGCGGAGGGCGGGCGCGGCTTCTGCTCGCGTCTCTTTCCCAGGTGCACCGGCCTCAGACCGTACCCTGGACGTCCCTGGCCCTGACCCAGAGTCGTCTGTGTTTGATGGACTGGAAGCCCTTCGGCACGTGAGGTCCGCGGCCTCAGCGTGCCCACCTTGTGACGTCGGGTCGCACCCCATCCTCCGATGGGCGTGGCCACCCATGGTCTCCACCGTTCCTTGCTCATCCTGCAGGCGGCCGAGGGCACGCTTTGGGGCCATGAGGGCACCTGTACCAGAGCTATATGCAGATCAGGAATGCAAGCTTCATTTTACGCGAATGTTTATGGCTTGCGGTGCAAAGACTTCCCCCGAAGTAGGGCATGATTGTGGAGCAGGTGTAGTCAGTCGTTGGCCCCCTTCTTCCGCTATTGATCATGACTCCCTGCCTTGCCCTGTCCAGCAC
This genomic stretch from Acinonyx jubatus isolate Ajub_Pintada_27869175 chromosome C2, VMU_Ajub_asm_v1.0, whole genome shotgun sequence harbors:
- the NDUFV3 gene encoding NADH dehydrogenase [ubiquinone] flavoprotein 3, mitochondrial isoform X1, with the protein product MAASLLLRQGRSGAMKTMLLDARVFRGLAPSVSLSAESGKSEKGLPPNPKKQSPPKNVVEPKERGQLVATPTAAELSKNLSSPRAHPSVVSPGGLVAGPGPGPEGSMLFTAEGAPDFRSRKTVVETPQKVPSPLRKQGTDAKALRESRGDDSSSSSSSSSSSDSDSEGEGESSTADPQGTSRGRGGPPRPQASCPLGDGAPRIAVVAKEKPRSPPDVPPPERPRPVKKKGGTIKPPEDRKDTKRKTTTPKSQADKEFMKQNVKEKQFQKILRSSETDKEGQKLPKVEEVLPAHTESGLSTQPAGSPAPIQWRERTGTARPPPAAPEASERHRGQHAAERGGEVAFPLFSKENLGAQVTEGTLKASGETLEGQASVRSLKPVPAPSEGSDFQDKAAGPEPEGGAGMAEDPAPPGGPDGTQESAHAASASEPLDSATYKNLQHHDYTPYTFLDLNLDLSKFRMPQPSSGRESPRH
- the NDUFV3 gene encoding NADH dehydrogenase [ubiquinone] flavoprotein 3, mitochondrial isoform X2, which translates into the protein MAASLLLRQGRSGAMKTMLLDARVFRGLAPSVSLSAESGKSEKGLPPNPKKQSPPKKSAHAASASEPLDSATYKNLQHHDYTPYTFLDLNLDLSKFRMPQPSSGRESPRH